The proteins below are encoded in one region of Candidatus Woesearchaeota archaeon:
- a CDS encoding AAA family ATPase, with the protein MIIRKLEMTNFKSKLGYVEYEYEEGINILIGGNGSGKSTQIDGISLLLLGIKSAKTLQELINDKAKDTFFEISCTFEKDSNVYTSEMRLDLIGKTAKSNRKLYINDELAVEGSESTLQALAEILDPVLVDNALFLRQNHNNIVNITDSTRRDLIKQVKGVDYTSKVKKEVEPEIERIKLDIIEVDKRIFALESRTYDPKIVKELPFFETKYKEYVEDKEKLSSELILLRDKLSEKESKELECDKLTATITYNNCETSEAKAGIVDYRDQIETNNKLRITDKESTTNKLKDLKCQSTRLESAYGLEEEDLQYNHREEKEEIEGSIDNLESTLLLYPTKRIAKFDSSTLDHYNKECTSIESDIKSLKKSIENMENGKCPTCGRDYEASTIEEYKTELEIKESELFEAESISAKLRVEKDEHEEKVETNNTNSNKKVEINNKLSNEKAKLSNLDIQLEKDLKEALTRIDKEILNNKESITLHEEKLANIDVVYDSKNSTLDGRIKSLEKSIVDFTTNNISLEAKKSKLELEIVSYNIETIEDKEKALILVSSKVKDYEDILSENKTIKQDNKDLIIKERADKKELTKETKTKDKLKTNLLEHETARSILLKGFPNYIISKSIGKLEDDMNHTIDEIYDKSLNITFKQKKGAIELKYGNKENLKTAKGGLSGAEGSITNLAFVNSFNKAIDLGAIILDEVDASLSDENAESLYESIGNMSEAYEQLIVVTHKDKLNSYLINNFEANTLAL; encoded by the coding sequence ATGATAATAAGAAAACTAGAGATGACCAACTTTAAATCAAAATTAGGTTATGTAGAATATGAGTATGAAGAAGGAATTAACATTTTAATAGGTGGAAATGGTTCTGGAAAAAGTACTCAGATTGATGGTATCTCTCTTCTACTACTAGGAATAAAGTCAGCTAAGACACTACAAGAGTTAATAAACGATAAAGCTAAGGATACATTCTTTGAGATATCTTGTACTTTTGAAAAAGATAGTAATGTTTATACTTCAGAAATGAGACTTGACTTAATAGGTAAAACAGCTAAGAGCAATAGAAAGTTATATATCAATGATGAACTAGCAGTAGAAGGAAGTGAATCAACTCTACAAGCACTAGCTGAGATATTAGATCCTGTACTAGTTGATAATGCTCTCTTCTTAAGACAAAATCATAATAATATTGTTAACATAACAGACTCAACACGTAGAGACCTAATTAAACAAGTTAAAGGAGTAGATTATACCTCTAAAGTTAAGAAAGAAGTTGAACCAGAGATTGAGAGAATTAAACTTGATATTATAGAAGTAGATAAGAGAATATTTGCTCTAGAGTCAAGAACTTATGATCCTAAGATTGTTAAAGAACTACCTTTCTTTGAAACTAAATATAAAGAGTATGTTGAAGATAAAGAGAAATTATCTTCAGAGTTAATCTTACTTAGAGATAAATTAAGTGAGAAGGAATCAAAAGAATTAGAGTGTGATAAATTAACAGCTACTATTACATATAATAACTGTGAAACTTCAGAAGCTAAAGCTGGGATAGTTGATTATAGAGATCAAATTGAAACAAACAACAAACTTAGAATAACTGATAAAGAGTCTACTACTAATAAATTAAAGGATTTAAAATGTCAATCTACTAGATTAGAAAGTGCTTATGGACTAGAAGAAGAGGATCTACAATATAATCATCGAGAAGAAAAAGAAGAGATTGAAGGTTCTATAGATAACTTAGAATCTACACTATTGTTATATCCTACTAAAAGAATTGCTAAGTTTGATTCTAGCACATTAGACCACTATAACAAAGAGTGTACTAGTATTGAGTCCGATATTAAGTCTTTGAAAAAGTCTATTGAAAATATGGAAAATGGTAAATGTCCTACCTGTGGTAGAGACTATGAAGCTTCTACTATTGAAGAGTATAAAACAGAACTTGAGATTAAAGAATCAGAGTTATTTGAAGCTGAGTCAATAAGTGCAAAGCTAAGAGTTGAAAAAGATGAGCATGAAGAAAAAGTAGAGACTAATAATACTAATTCTAATAAAAAGGTTGAAATAAATAATAAATTATCTAATGAAAAAGCTAAACTTTCTAATCTAGATATACAACTAGAAAAAGATCTTAAAGAAGCTTTGACTAGAATAGATAAAGAAATTTTGAATAATAAAGAGTCTATAACACTACATGAAGAGAAGTTAGCTAATATAGATGTAGTATATGATTCTAAGAATAGCACTTTAGATGGTAGAATTAAGTCTCTAGAAAAAAGTATTGTTGATTTTACGACAAATAATATTAGTTTAGAAGCTAAAAAGTCTAAATTAGAATTAGAAATAGTCTCATATAACATAGAAACTATTGAAGATAAAGAAAAAGCGTTAATTCTTGTATCTTCAAAAGTAAAAGACTATGAAGATATATTATCAGAAAACAAGACTATAAAACAAGATAATAAAGACTTAATTATTAAAGAGAGAGCTGATAAAAAAGAATTGACTAAAGAGACTAAAACTAAAGATAAATTAAAGACTAATTTACTTGAGCATGAAACTGCTAGGAGTATTCTTCTTAAGGGCTTCCCAAATTACATTATAAGTAAAAGTATAGGAAAGCTAGAGGATGATATGAATCATACTATAGATGAAATTTATGATAAATCTTTAAACATAACTTTTAAGCAGAAAAAAGGAGCTATAGAACTAAAATATGGGAATAAAGAGAATCTTAAAACAGCTAAAGGAGGTCTATCAGGTGCTGAAGGTAGTATAACTAACTTAGCCTTTGTAAATAGCTTTAATAAAGCTATTGATCTAGGAGCTATAATACTTGATGAGGTGGATGCAAGCTTATCCGATGAAAATGCTGAAAGTTTATATGAATCAATAGGAAATATGAGTGAAGCCTATGAACAGCTTATAGTTGTGACCCACAAAGATAAGCTTAATTCCTATCTAATCAACAATTTTGAAGCAAATACGTTAGCATTGTAG